Proteins co-encoded in one Neoarius graeffei isolate fNeoGra1 chromosome 11, fNeoGra1.pri, whole genome shotgun sequence genomic window:
- the nkx2.9 gene encoding NK2 transcription factor related, locus 9 → MAVPARLSFTVRSILDLPENDSESAAHLLPLHPLSGSPFSSWPDSDRGHCMSSDESNLEASPDSTGTNDPPAEADQEKKKKRRVLFSKAQTYELERRFRQQRYLSAQEREQLAHFLRLTPTQVKIWFQNHRYKMKRARVECIQDCGPLPVLRRVVVPILVRDGKPYQTCIGEKEKGGCVVPPSSCGPRGFQPFQPSTFALLPQYQHFTNPTTSTHPFIW, encoded by the exons ATGGCCGTTCCTGCAAGGCTCAGCTTTACTGTGAGGAGTATTTTGGATTTACCAGAAAATGACAGCGAGAGCGCAGCGCATCTTTTGCCACTGCACCCGCTCTCTGGCTCTCCTTTCTCATCCTGGCCAGACAGCGACAGAGGCCACTGCATGT CCTCGGATGAGAGCAATCTGGAGGCGTCCCCTGACTCCACAGGGACTAATGATCCCCCTGCTGAGGCAGatcaggagaagaagaagaaacgccGTGTGTTGTTCTCCAAGGCCCAGACCTATGAGTTGGAGAGACGCTTCCGGCAGCAACGCTACCTGTCTGCTCAGGAGCGCGAGCAGCTTGCGCACTTCCTCCGCCTCACCCCAACACAGGTCAAGATCTGGTTTCAGAACCACAGGTATAAGATGAAGCGAGCGCGGGTCGAGTGTATCCAGGATTGCGGTCCTCTTCCGGTGCTGCGCAGGGTCGTGGTGCCGATTCTAGTGCGGGACGGTAAACCATATCAAACGTGCATTGGCGAGAAAGAAAAGGGAGGCTGCGTGGTTCCTCCATCATCCTGCGGTCCTCGAGGGTTCCAACCTTTTCAGCCATCAACTTTTGCGCTTCTACCGCAGTATCAGCACTTTACAAACCCAACAACCTCCACGCACCCTTTCATTTGGTGA
- the nkx2.1 gene encoding homeobox protein Nkx-2.1, with translation MSMSPKHTTPFSVSDILSPLEESYKKVSMEGNSLGAPLASYRQPQVTQSAMQQHHMGHNGAAVPAAYHMTATGVPQLSHTAMGGYCNGNLGNMSDLPAYQDGMRGSTTATSWYGANPDPRFSTISRFMGSSSGMNMSSLGSLADVGKGMGSLSSAPRRKRRVLFSQAQVYELERRFKQQKYLSAPEREHLASMIHLTPTQVKIWFQNHRYKMKRQAKDKVSQQQMQQESASCQQQQQQSPRRVAVPVLVKDGKPCQGGGHTPTSAAQNHHHQSASVMLMANNSAMGQHPSQQVGSAGQSPDLGQHGTSPSSLQTQVTGLSHLNSSGADYGTALPCSALLYGRTW, from the exons ATGTCGATGAGTCCTAAGCATACAACTCCTTTTTCTGTATCCGATATCTTAAGTCCTCTTGAGGAAAGCTACAAAAAAGTAAGTATGGAGGGAAACAGTTTGGGGGCTCCTCTTGCTTCGTACCGGCAACCGCAGGTTACACAGTCTGCGATGCAGCAGCATCACATGGGCCACAACGGAGCCGCTGTGCCCGCTGCCTACCACATGACAGCCACAGGAGTGCCACAGCTGTCCCACACGGCTATGGGAGGCTACTGCAACGGCAATCTGGGCAACATGAGCGACCTGCCGGCTTATCAGGACGGCATGAGGGGCAGCACGACAGCCACAAGCTGGTACGGAGCAAACCCTGACCCGCGATTTTCTACCA TCTCTCGCTTCATGGGCTCCTCTTCCGGCATGAACATGAGCAGTCTTGGTTCCTTGGCAGATGTGGGTAAAGGCATGGGATCCCTGAGCAGCGCGCCGAGAAGAAAGAGGCGAGTGCTCTTCTCACAGGCGCAGGTCTACGAGCTCGAGCGCCGCTTCAAGCAGCAGAAGTACCTCTCGGCGCCGGAAAGGGAGCACCTAGCCAGCATGATCCACTTGACCCCGACCCAGGTGAAAATCTGGTTCCAGAATCACCGCTACAAAATGAAAAGGCAGGCCAAAGACAAAGTGTCCCAGCAGCAGATGCAACAAGAGAGCGCTTCttgccagcagcagcagcagcagtctcCGCGGCGGGTAGCCGTGCCCGTGTTAGTGAAGGACGGCAAGCCGTGCCAAGGCGGCGGCCACACTCCTACTAGCGCAGCACAAAACCATCATCATCAGAGCGCCAGCGTCATGCTCATGGCTAACAATAGCGCAATGGGGCAGCATCCGAGTCAGCAGGTAGGCAGCGCGGGCCAGTCACCAGATTTGGGCCAGCACGGTACCAGTCCCTCTTCCCTCCAGACTCAGGTGACCGGTCTGTCACACCTGAACTCCTCTGGCGCTGACTACGGCACGGCCTTGCCCTGTTCCGCTCTGCTGTACGGCAGGACGTGGTGA